Proteins from one Amycolatopsis benzoatilytica AK 16/65 genomic window:
- a CDS encoding MarR family winged helix-turn-helix transcriptional regulator: MNTARTAPAAGDGGDELASWPTGRLLAVAARLVEQRWTAVLAGMRLTHAGLIVLHLLKHGPLAQRELARRCEVTDQTMSRTLDRLSREGFVARAADPADARRRLVQITAAGRAVHARAVRAERDGTGAFGAAVANEQFRAQLVELITGLREDRPSQSATG; encoded by the coding sequence ATGAACACAGCAAGGACCGCGCCGGCCGCCGGCGACGGCGGGGACGAGCTGGCGTCCTGGCCGACCGGGCGGCTGCTGGCGGTCGCGGCGCGGCTGGTCGAGCAGCGGTGGACCGCGGTGCTCGCCGGGATGCGGCTCACCCACGCCGGGCTGATCGTGCTGCACCTGCTCAAGCACGGCCCGCTGGCGCAACGGGAGCTGGCTCGCCGCTGCGAAGTCACCGACCAGACGATGAGCCGCACGCTCGACCGGCTTTCGCGCGAAGGGTTCGTCGCCCGCGCGGCCGACCCGGCCGATGCCCGCCGCCGATTGGTCCAGATCACCGCTGCCGGTCGCGCGGTGCACGCCCGCGCGGTCCGCGCGGAACGAGACGGGACCGGGGCATTCGGCGCCGCCGTGGCGAACGAACAGTTCCGCGCCCAGCTGGTCGAGCTGATCACCGGGTTGCGCGAGGACCGGCCCAGTCAATCCGCGACAGGGTGA
- a CDS encoding M24 family metallopeptidase, whose protein sequence is MSRRSLHTPAPDAAALRARLDRAAKAAAAADTDALLVAPGSDLRYLLGQAGGSFERLTTLVVPADGTPALVVPKLEAPGYADVPTDELGVEVLTWVDGDDPYRLVADRLGKPGRIAVSDFTPALHVLSLRAAFGDAEQILAGPIVRELRMRKDAAEIDALRKAGAAIDRVHARMGEWLRAGRTEAEVGADITAAIVEEGHTHADFVIVGSGPNGASPHHDVSDRVIERGDVVVIDIGGPVPEGYNSDSTRTYSIGEPRDADVAETYAVLQRAQQAAVDAVRPGVTAESIDKAARDVIDAAGFGEYFIHRTGHGIGLDVHEEPYIIAGNTLPLEPGMAFSVEPGIYQPGRWGARIEDIVICTETGVEAVNTRPHELVVLDA, encoded by the coding sequence ATGTCGCGCCGATCCCTCCACACGCCTGCACCGGACGCCGCCGCGCTCCGCGCCCGTCTCGACCGTGCCGCCAAAGCGGCCGCTGCCGCGGACACCGACGCACTGCTCGTCGCGCCCGGCTCCGATCTGCGGTACCTGCTCGGGCAGGCCGGCGGTTCGTTCGAGCGGCTGACCACTCTCGTCGTGCCCGCCGACGGCACGCCCGCGCTCGTGGTGCCGAAGCTGGAGGCCCCCGGCTACGCCGACGTGCCCACCGACGAACTCGGCGTAGAGGTCCTCACCTGGGTCGACGGCGACGACCCGTACCGGCTGGTCGCCGACCGGCTCGGCAAGCCCGGCCGCATCGCGGTCAGCGACTTCACCCCGGCGCTGCACGTGCTGTCGCTGCGCGCCGCGTTCGGCGACGCCGAGCAGATCCTCGCCGGACCGATCGTGCGCGAGCTGCGGATGCGCAAGGACGCCGCCGAAATCGACGCGCTGCGCAAGGCCGGTGCGGCGATCGACCGGGTGCACGCGCGGATGGGCGAGTGGCTCCGCGCCGGTCGCACCGAGGCCGAGGTCGGCGCGGACATCACCGCCGCGATCGTCGAAGAGGGCCACACGCACGCCGACTTCGTCATCGTCGGCTCCGGGCCCAACGGCGCCAGCCCGCACCACGACGTGTCCGACCGCGTCATCGAGCGCGGCGACGTCGTCGTGATCGACATCGGCGGCCCGGTCCCGGAGGGCTACAACTCCGACTCCACCCGCACCTACTCGATCGGCGAACCGCGCGACGCCGACGTCGCCGAGACCTATGCCGTGCTCCAGCGCGCGCAGCAGGCCGCGGTCGACGCGGTCCGTCCGGGCGTCACCGCGGAGAGCATCGACAAGGCCGCCCGCGACGTCATCGACGCCGCCGGGTTCGGTGAGTACTTCATCCACCGCACCGGCCACGGCATCGGCCTCGACGTGCACGAGGAGCCCTACATCATCGCGGGCAACACGCTGCCGCTGGAGCCGGGCATGGCGTTCAGCGTCGAACCGGGCATCTACCAGCCCGGCCGCTGGGGCGCCCGGATCGAGGACATCGTGATCTGCACCGAAACCGGCGTCGAGGCGGTGAACACGCGGCCGCACGAGCTGGTCGTGCTGGACGCATGA